Proteins encoded by one window of Xanthomonas sp. DAR 80977:
- a CDS encoding sensor domain-containing diguanylate cyclase, which translates to MTSHRIFVVLGRTLLLALVGLSAGPALAQTIPGSDPYEPQLRRCRLGLVQQPQVSLGIANDLLAKPLPLPARVIATGCLAAAQHILGDSASSAATAERLLTLLQDPALPPKVRAGERLQTAQLLQQLGQVPRAAKLLEQVQADAVANGDVGLQISALMAIALMRGALDDHEGALGYFRQAIALAEGLQRPDSPGDMSLYYNYGYALLVLKRYEEADRAFDRAARTAATLGGQDVLLNRIASHRGDIQRAGGHPDRAEALFQEALQWQQAHGDPQGAVVSLQRLARLRLEQKRDADALAYAEQAQAMATRSNYMLEIRDGLDLLGEIHTALGDTAAAARDAQQAHAMDRTQARGATIAALAKLQADAARKLPPATIDARVAHADQTGTIAIGIALALTLGVVLVVLRRRRQRDALELGQRDPLTGLMSRPETERRMQALLATPADAAAEPEGDHRCALVLVDVDGFKALNARYGHAAGDRALQALASCLREGCDADDLVARWGSGEFLVVRADTSAAAAFALAAHLRGAAERLRVDAGQGELLPLTVSVGVAPFPLSQRAEARLQDSVALAERAVQAAGRAGGNAWAGLWGVPGAATVAPQQVLQDPLQARAQGWVLLDGSDPLLWSRAFAAPADARPA; encoded by the coding sequence ATGACCTCGCACCGCATCTTCGTTGTCCTGGGCCGGACGCTGCTCCTGGCGCTCGTCGGCCTGTCGGCCGGCCCCGCGCTGGCGCAGACCATTCCCGGCAGCGACCCCTACGAGCCGCAGCTGCGCCGTTGCCGCCTGGGCCTGGTGCAGCAGCCGCAGGTATCGCTGGGGATCGCCAACGACCTGCTGGCCAAGCCGCTGCCGCTGCCGGCGCGGGTGATCGCCACCGGCTGCCTGGCCGCCGCGCAGCACATCCTGGGCGACAGCGCCAGTTCGGCGGCGACCGCCGAGCGCCTGCTGACGCTGCTGCAGGATCCGGCGCTGCCGCCGAAGGTGCGCGCCGGCGAGCGGCTGCAGACGGCGCAGCTGCTGCAGCAACTGGGGCAGGTGCCGCGCGCGGCGAAGCTGCTGGAGCAGGTGCAGGCCGATGCGGTGGCCAATGGCGACGTCGGCTTGCAGATCAGCGCGCTGATGGCCATCGCGCTGATGCGCGGCGCGCTGGACGATCACGAGGGCGCGCTGGGCTACTTCCGCCAGGCGATCGCCCTGGCCGAAGGGCTGCAGCGGCCGGACTCGCCCGGCGACATGTCGCTGTACTACAACTACGGATACGCGCTGCTGGTGCTCAAGCGCTACGAGGAGGCCGACCGCGCCTTCGATCGTGCCGCACGCACCGCGGCCACGCTCGGCGGCCAGGATGTGCTGCTGAACCGCATCGCCAGCCATCGCGGCGACATCCAGCGCGCCGGCGGCCACCCCGATCGCGCCGAAGCGCTGTTCCAGGAGGCGCTGCAATGGCAGCAGGCGCATGGCGATCCGCAGGGCGCGGTGGTCAGCCTGCAACGCCTGGCGCGGCTGCGCCTGGAACAGAAGCGCGACGCCGATGCGCTGGCCTACGCCGAGCAGGCGCAGGCCATGGCCACGCGCAGCAACTACATGCTGGAGATCCGCGACGGACTGGACCTGCTCGGCGAAATCCACACCGCATTGGGCGATACCGCCGCCGCCGCGCGCGATGCGCAGCAAGCGCACGCGATGGACCGCACCCAGGCGCGCGGCGCGACCATCGCCGCGCTGGCCAAGCTGCAGGCGGACGCGGCGCGCAAGCTGCCTCCCGCAACGATCGATGCGCGCGTGGCGCATGCCGACCAGACCGGCACGATCGCGATCGGCATCGCCCTGGCACTGACCCTGGGCGTGGTGCTGGTGGTCCTGCGCCGGCGCCGCCAGCGCGACGCGCTCGAGCTCGGCCAACGCGACCCGCTGACCGGGCTGATGAGCCGGCCGGAAACCGAGCGCCGCATGCAGGCGCTGTTGGCGACACCGGCGGACGCGGCGGCGGAACCCGAAGGCGACCACCGCTGCGCGCTCGTCCTGGTCGACGTGGACGGGTTCAAGGCCTTGAACGCGCGCTACGGCCATGCCGCCGGCGACCGCGCGCTGCAGGCGCTGGCCAGCTGCCTGCGCGAGGGCTGCGACGCCGACGACCTGGTCGCGCGCTGGGGCAGCGGAGAATTCTTGGTGGTGCGCGCGGACACCTCCGCGGCGGCCGCGTTCGCGCTGGCGGCGCACCTGCGCGGCGCCGCCGAACGCCTGCGCGTGGATGCCGGCCAGGGCGAACTGCTGCCGTTGACGGTGTCGGTCGGCGTGGCGCCGTTCCCGCTGTCGCAGCGCGCCGAGGCGCGCCTGCAGGACAGCGTGGCGCTGGCCGAGCGCGCGGTGCAGGCGGCCGGGCGCGCCGGCGGCAATGCCTGGGCCGGGCTGTGGGGGGTGCCGGGCGCTGCGACGGTCGCGCCGCAGCAGGTCCTGCAGGATCCGCTGCAGGCGCGCGCGCAGGGTTGGGTGCTGCTCGACGGCAGCGACCCGCTGCTGTGGTCGCGCGCATTCGCCGCGCCAGCCGACGCACGACCGGCGTGA
- a CDS encoding AAA family ATPase has protein sequence MSSVPAESRANYLQQQRLRLQAQLQQAQARQATAEAEVERHLPAVEQAVAAIRRDVVAQAAQAAAAVLRRERRRAWWPALLLRPLLPDWRWRLALLAFLLLALPWMSAHWLGDGRGYLDWWRHLGMQRDTLLLLQRALPSLLIYALLAIGGAQLLARHVSQDERALLAGFAQRPLALMQFARDDRHDTAYPYRVTRAPWPLRELQGRWQIDAAHGDLAGARMLALHDGAEPEPRVQALLLLPDDRRAAALIPIATEFDGAQQACVRELALAVAATAAAQAQPIAELHRHVDAWMDARSQQRMLQQRLQSLDAIHRHWADVALPDSTLDQILKLVDLFVSGRTPAPKGMLLHGPPGTGKTLIARKLARHAGCHFEALGVADLKAAHVGHTGPKVQAIWQRCRAKAPAILFIDECESVFARRGGVDSDSFGAELVQTFLAEWDGFHEARGQVLVIGATNRPELLDDAVMSRFTASIGIGLPDADARARILGGELQRAGFALALDPRVVADSSGLSGRDLHTLVARVAAECLDGELDGDALLAQLRLLRGKGSTRVTPLDWNDIVLPAAVIEEFVGLGKELRNAETLATLGVPVPRGILMYGPPGTGKTQLARILASQSGLAFIALTGADLKAAYLGQSGQRVQAAFERARAQAPCIVFVDEIDIVAPARGIDGDDALTREIVGQLLQELDGVASQAGQVFLLAASNHAERIDPALLSRLDRQIEIGLPDAAARNAIVARLLHGKPLAFDAADAASWLAERSAGRSGRDLQTWISRAMRRAARRALLESDDAANTRLQWDDLVETADTARA, from the coding sequence ATGTCCTCCGTTCCAGCCGAGTCGCGGGCCAACTATCTGCAGCAGCAACGGCTGCGGCTGCAGGCCCAGCTGCAGCAGGCGCAGGCGCGCCAGGCCACCGCCGAGGCCGAGGTGGAGCGGCACCTGCCGGCGGTGGAACAGGCCGTGGCCGCGATCCGCCGCGACGTCGTCGCCCAGGCCGCGCAGGCCGCCGCCGCCGTGCTGCGCCGCGAACGCCGCCGCGCATGGTGGCCGGCGCTGCTGCTGCGCCCGCTGCTGCCGGATTGGCGCTGGCGGCTGGCGCTGCTCGCGTTCCTGCTGCTGGCGCTGCCGTGGATGAGCGCGCACTGGCTGGGCGACGGGCGCGGCTATCTGGACTGGTGGCGCCATCTCGGCATGCAGCGCGACACCTTGCTGTTGCTGCAGCGCGCGCTGCCGTCGCTGCTGATCTACGCGCTGCTGGCGATCGGCGGCGCGCAACTGCTGGCCCGGCATGTCAGCCAGGACGAACGCGCGCTGCTGGCCGGCTTCGCGCAGCGGCCGCTGGCGTTGATGCAGTTCGCCCGCGACGACCGCCACGACACCGCCTATCCGTACCGCGTCACCCGCGCGCCATGGCCGCTGCGCGAACTGCAGGGTCGCTGGCAGATCGACGCGGCGCACGGCGACCTGGCCGGCGCGCGCATGCTGGCGCTGCACGACGGCGCCGAACCGGAACCGCGCGTGCAGGCGCTGCTGCTGTTGCCCGACGATCGCCGTGCCGCCGCGCTGATCCCGATCGCCACCGAGTTCGACGGCGCGCAACAGGCGTGCGTGCGCGAGCTGGCGCTGGCGGTCGCGGCGACCGCGGCCGCGCAGGCGCAACCGATCGCCGAGCTGCACCGGCACGTGGACGCGTGGATGGACGCGCGCAGCCAGCAGCGCATGCTGCAGCAGCGGCTGCAGAGCCTGGACGCGATCCACCGCCACTGGGCCGACGTGGCGCTGCCCGACAGCACCCTGGACCAGATCCTGAAACTGGTGGACCTGTTCGTGTCCGGACGCACGCCGGCGCCGAAGGGCATGCTGCTGCACGGCCCGCCGGGCACCGGCAAGACCCTGATCGCGCGCAAGCTGGCGCGCCATGCCGGCTGCCATTTCGAGGCGCTGGGCGTGGCCGACCTGAAGGCCGCGCACGTCGGCCACACCGGTCCCAAGGTGCAGGCGATCTGGCAACGCTGCCGCGCCAAGGCGCCGGCGATCCTGTTCATCGACGAATGCGAGAGCGTGTTCGCGCGCCGCGGCGGCGTGGACAGCGACAGCTTCGGCGCCGAGCTGGTGCAGACCTTCCTCGCCGAATGGGACGGCTTCCACGAGGCCCGCGGCCAGGTGCTGGTGATCGGCGCCACCAATCGTCCCGAACTGCTCGACGACGCGGTGATGTCGCGCTTCACCGCCAGCATCGGCATCGGCCTGCCCGATGCCGATGCGCGCGCGCGCATCCTCGGCGGCGAACTGCAACGCGCCGGCTTCGCGCTGGCGCTGGACCCGCGCGTGGTCGCCGACAGCAGCGGCCTGTCCGGCCGCGACCTGCACACCCTGGTGGCACGGGTGGCGGCCGAGTGCCTGGACGGCGAGCTCGACGGCGATGCGCTGCTGGCGCAGTTGCGCCTGCTGCGCGGCAAGGGCTCGACCCGGGTGACGCCGCTGGACTGGAACGACATCGTGCTGCCGGCGGCGGTGATCGAGGAATTCGTCGGCCTGGGCAAGGAACTGCGCAACGCCGAGACCCTGGCCACGCTGGGCGTGCCGGTGCCGCGCGGGATCCTGATGTACGGCCCGCCCGGCACCGGCAAGACCCAGCTCGCGCGGATCCTGGCCAGCCAGTCGGGCCTGGCCTTCATCGCCCTGACCGGCGCCGACCTCAAGGCCGCCTACCTGGGCCAGTCCGGCCAGCGCGTGCAGGCCGCGTTCGAGCGTGCCCGCGCGCAGGCGCCGTGCATCGTGTTCGTCGACGAGATCGACATCGTCGCCCCGGCGCGCGGAATCGACGGCGACGATGCGCTGACCCGCGAGATCGTCGGCCAGCTGCTGCAGGAACTGGACGGCGTCGCCAGCCAGGCCGGGCAGGTGTTCCTGCTGGCCGCGAGCAACCACGCCGAGCGGATCGACCCGGCGCTGCTGTCGCGGCTGGACCGGCAGATCGAGATCGGCCTGCCCGACGCCGCCGCGCGCAACG